The region TAAACATATCTACAAGTCCAAACCTTGAAATCTCTTCAGCAGCATCAGCCATAGTGTTTGGAATATCATAAAGTTTTAAATCTAAAAATATTTTGAAACTAGGATTAATAGCTTTTAAATCTTCTAAAAACTTTTTACCATCTCTAGTATAACTTCTAAGTCCAACTTTTAACCAAACATCGTAGTCTTTTATTTGTTCAACTATTGCAAGATTCTCTTTTGCACTTGGTAAATCTAAAGATACACAAAGTTTCACTATTAAGCCTTTTTGCTAACTTTGTCTAAAAGACCGTTGATAAATTTTGGAGCACCATCAGAAGCTAGTTTTTTTGATAATTCAATTGCTTCGTTTATAACGATTGCTTTTTCAAGACCTTTTATCATAATCTCAAATATAGCAAGTCTTAAAATTGATTTCTCAACACTTCCAATGTCTTTTATTCCACCTTGTGTTAAGTGGCTTACAAGCTCTTCATCAATAGCTTCAATATTTTCAATAACTCCATTGAAAAGGTCAAGAGCAAACTCTTTTTGTTTGTTTCTAATCTTTTTATCTTCTAAAATCTCATCAACAAACTTTACAATACCTTCATTTCCTAAATCATAGGCATAAAGTAATCCAATTACAGACTCTCTTGCTTGTGTTCTAGTTGCCAAATTTATTTCTCCATTTCGCTATATAAATCTAACATCTCAATAATAGTAACCATAGCTTCTGCACCTTTGTTTCCAACTTTGCTTCCAGCTCTTTCAATTGCTTGTTCGATAGTATCTGTTGTTAAAACACCATTTGATACTGGTTTACCATATTTAAGAGTAACTGTTGCTATACCTTTTGTAGCTTCTGCTGAGATATAATCAAAGTGAGGTGTTGCACCTCTTATAACTGCTCCAACACAACATACTGCGTCGTATTTTCCAGTTGCAAGTGCTTTTTCTAAAGCAAAAGGGATTTCAAATGCACCAGGCACTAAAATAAGGTCTAAATTTTCTTCATTTCCCCCATGTCTAATAAATGCATCTTTTGCACCTTCTACTAATCTATCTGTAATAATATGATTAAATCTTCCATTGATAACAGCGATTTTTTCATCACCTTTTAATCTTAATTTACCTTCTAAAATATTCATTTAATTTTCTCCAAAAAATTATTATAAGGTATTAATTATACCCTAATGCATCTTTAATAGCAAAAATGTCATTTACTGTCTCATATAGCTTATCTATTTGAAGCATATTTGGTCCATCGCTTAATGCAATTGAAGGATCAAAATGTGTTTCAAAGAAAAATCCATCAACTCCAACAGCAGCTGCTGCTTTAGCCAAGCTTGGAACTATAGCACTGTTTCCACCTGTTGTTTCACCAGTACTTGGAACTTGTGCTGAGTGTGTTGCATCAAAAATAACTGGTGCATACTCTCTCATAGCTATTAGGTTTTTCATATCAACAACTAATGCTCCATATCCAAAAGTATTTCCCCTCTCACAAAGCCAAACACCTTTTTCTTTTGAAGCCTCATAACTCACCTCATCTACACCTCTAGTTTTTAAAACCTTTTCAACTGGATGTTTCATACTATTTGGCGCTAAAAATTGCCCTTTTTTGATATTAACTTTACAGTCTGTTTTGGCTGCTGCAACTAAAAGGTCAGTTTGTCTACAAAGAAATGCTGGGATTTGTAAAATATCAACTACCTCAGCAGCAGGAGCAGCTTGATATGATTCATGAATATCAGTAATAAGTCTATATCCAAATTGCTCTTTTACCTCTTGGAACATTTTTAGTCCCTCATCAAGTCCTGGTCCTCTAAAAGAGCTTAGGCTTGTTCTATTTGCTTTATCAAAAGATGCTTTAAAATAAAAATCTACTCTTTTATCTTCACTTAAAGGTTTTAGCATCTCTGCAATTTTCATAACTGTGTCTCTATCTTCTAAAACACATGGTCCAGTTAATATAATCATTGTTTATTCCTTAAAAAAATTGTTTTTCTCTCTTTACCTGTGTATACATAATAAAACTCATAAAAGTTCTGTGCTATATATTCTATATCATCTCTTGCACTTTCATCACAAGCAAAAAGTATTTCATCACCCATTTTTAGGGATACTTCTAAGCTAGGAAGTAATATGGCTTCCTCTTCTCTTTGAATTAAAAGTGGTATTATATTGTTTTTTTGTTCTCTATTGTATAAAGAGCGATTAAAAATCTCTAAAAACACCTCTTTATTCTCTTTTAAACTCTCAGTTATCATTGGCGCATGATTGTTATCTATTTTTAATTCATACAATAAAGGATTTTCATCTATTACTTGAAGTAAATTTTTTACAAGTTTAGAACCCCAAGTATCATCTTGTCCAAGTAAAAGTCTAATAAACTTATCAGAAAGTGGACTTATTAAAGCGTTTGTTGTTTTATTTATAAGTATTCTTGAAGGCATAAAAATATGGTCAACTTTTGCATTTTCAAATATTGAAAAATCATCCATCTCATTTTCTCTAGCTATTGTCATAATTTTTGGATTAAGTTTTTTTGCAGTAGCCAAAATAGATAGATTTGTTGTATCATCATTTGTTGCAGAGATTATTGCAACAGAATCTAAAATACCTACACTCAATAACATATCTTTATCGTCTGCATTTCCATAAGTTATTTTTAGAGAATCACTTGAATGAAACTTATCAACCTTTAATTTATCCAACTCTACAAATTCTGCTTCAACACTACTAAGTTTTAGATTTTCATATATGTGTTGTCCCATTCTTCCATATCCACAAACTATATATTTACCTTTTGGAAAAGATGGAAGTCTTGCATTTAGATTGTCTATTTGATATACCCATTTTTCAAGTTTCAAAATATTTGGAGCATTTAAGGCCATTGCTATCTCATTTGAGATAATAGAAAAAGGATTAGCAATAATTTCTACATCTAAATCTTTTAAATTTTCAGTATGGTTTATAGTTGTTGATTTTACAGCAAGTCGTACATAAGGGTTTAAAAGTTTTGAAGTAAGTGCAATTCTAAGGTTTAAAGAATCATCATCAAATATTGAAACTAAACCTTTACAGTTATGCTTTTTTATTCCCGCTTCAATAAGTGCATTTGGAGTATATGCATCAGCAACTAATACTGGAACAGTTGGAGTAAAATTTTCTAATATCAACTCATTTGCTCTAGCTTCACTTCTTTCAATTACTACTGTTCTTATCTCTTGTTGTATTGCTCTGTTTATTATCTCATTTGTGATTTGATTGTAGCCAAGGATTATAATAAACTTTTGTTTTAAACCCTTTACTTGTCTTTTAAATCTAGACTTTTCCATCTCTCTTAAAAAAAGTTTATCTTGAAGAAGAGATACTAAAGAACCAATCCCATAAAACCACCCAAGGACAGTTAAATAAATAGAAAATGTAACCCAAAGTTTTTGCGGATAAGTAAAGGCATAAGGTGTTTCACCAAAACCAATAGTTGTAGCTGTATAAGTTACAAAATAAAAAGCATCAAAAATACTCATATGATAAGGTTGCCCCTTATCATCTACTCCATCTATAATAAGTAAGCCAACAATAGCTATTGTGTAAGAGATAACAATAACTAAAAATGGTCTTCTCATCCTTTGAAGGATGATAAATAATGAACTATTTTTCACTATTTTCTTACCTTCTTGACTTTAAAGTGTCTCCAACATAAAGTGCAACAGAAACTATGTTTGCTAATAATGCTCCACCCGATAAAGAAACAATCAATCCAACAACCTCTTGATTGATACTATAAGCATAATATGCAACTGCCCAAATGATTGCAGAAGCAATAAGTTGAATATCAGCAACCAAAGATGTTGCTAAAAGAACAGAACCCATTTGTGTTTTATCACCAAGTTTTAGTGTTGTAGCAATTATATTTACAATAATTGCAGCTAAAAGCTCATATTTACTATGATGCTCTAAAGAGCTCATATCTCCATAAAAAAAACCAAAATTAAGTGTCATAGCTAAAATTATAAAAAATCCTGAAATTACCTTATCTAGATTCATGAAATTCATCCTCCATATCTTTTCCTATATCTAGTATTCTACCAAATACTTTATCAATATTATCATGTACTCTCGAATCTTTATCTAAAAACATGATTCTATGTTTATTTAATTGATTAACATTTTTTAGTCCCATTACAGCTAATAAACCTCTAATCCCTTTTAATAAGTTGTTATGATAATGTTCAACTTTTTTTGCTTGTTTATGAACAAAATATTTTTTTCTTTTATTTTTATTTTGAGTTGCAAGACCTACTGGACAATCGTGTCCATTTGTTCCAGAGCAATATCTTGCACGGATACAGCCTGCACTCATCATAAATCCTCTTGCTATTTGTACAAAATCAGCACCCAAAGATAAAATAATAACAATATCATCAGGTGTAAGTAGCTTTCCACTAGCAACAACTTTTATTTTATCTCTGATTCCATAATCTTTTAAAACTTTATCCACTAAATAAACAGAGTCTTTGATATCTAAACCAATTCTTTCCATCATTTCAATAGGAGCTGTAGCACTTCCTCCACTTCCACTATCAATAGATATAAAATCAGGATAAGCATCATTTCCAGCTTCTATTCTTTTTTTAATCTCTTCAACTAAAGGGATTATGTTTTCATAATCTGAAATAACTATTTTAATCCCAACAGGCTTTTCTGATAGATTTTGCATTTGACCAACAAAATCAAAAAGCTCTTCAACAGAGTTTGCAAAAGGGAATCTATTTGGAGAAAATAAATCTTTGTGGGCTTCAACATTTCTATAATAAGCAATTGCCGGACTTACTTTTTCAGCTGTTAATTTTCCACCTGTTTGTTTTGCACCTTGAGCTATTTTTAGTTCTGTCATTTTACAGAATCTCATAACTTTTTGGTATCTTACTGGATCAAACTTTCCATCTTTTGTACGAACTGAATATAAGCCTGAACTAACTTGTAAAATAATATCTGGCATATCTTCAGGAACATCTTTAGGAAAGTTTTCTAAAGGTGCTTCCCAATCTGGTCTATGAAAAATTTTTGTTTTTAAATCGAATATATAAGTTTCAGCCTCAGGGTCTTTTTTAAATATCATTTTTCTATAGGCATCAATTGCAAGGGCTCCATTAAATAGTTTTTTAACTATATCTCTTACAACTATTTGAAACTTTGTCCCTTCAACCATTTTCATATATTTTTTATCATAATTTTGGTGAGTTATAAAAAAGTTTGAAGTTAATCCACCCTCACCTGAGTTTATTGGGAATTTTCCTTCATTTGCACCTATAACAAAAGCTCTAGTTCCTTCAGGTGAGATAGAACCATCACTCATAGCAGAACGTGAAATAATAGACTTTGAAACATAAGGTTTTTTTCTATTCTCACCAAATGTAACACTAAACTCAGTATCAACCTCATCTTCATTTAAAACAATATTTGCATGTCTTATCATAAATTTTGGTACAGGTAAAGGTTGAGAAGGTGAAAAAGAACTATAGTTTGGAAGGTTTCTTGAAGCTTTTGCAACCCAATCAAGTTTATCTTTTGATTCATAAAATTTTTCATCACCAAAATATTGTCTAAAAGGCTCTCTTAACTCTTCTAGAACAAACCTAAGTCTACCAATAATTGGATAGTTTACCAATAACTGATGATCTCTTTGAACATATTTATCATGTACATACCATGCTATAATGATAAGTACAAATACTGCAATGGCAATCTCAATATATAAAGGTAGATTGTTTAGTTCCAAAATGAATCCTTCTTATTAATATTATACTACAAAGCGTAATATTAAAAATTATATCCTAAGAAACTAAATTTTTCAAATCTACTCTTTTTTTGAAGAAACAAAAAATCCACTTACAACAATAAGTGAGATACCTAAAATAATCCAAATATCAGGAAAAGCATCACCTAATATAAGTCCAATCATAATTGAAAAAGCAATATTAGCATAAGAGATTGTTCCTATAATTCCAGCTTTAGCAACAGAATAAGCCTTAGTCATATAAACTTGGGCTAAAGTTGCAACACCGCCTAAACATATAATATTAATCCAATCACCAGGTTGAGGCATAACAAATTTTGCAAAAATATAATCGTATTGTTCATTTATATAAAATTCAGATATCAACATCAAAAGAAGAGGTCCAACTGTACCTATTCCCATAAAAGATAAAACTATGGTTCTTCCATCATAATATTTTCTAAGTTCTCTAATAGAAGTATACGCTAAACCAGCACCGACACCACATAAAATCCCTAGCCAATCAGTTTTATCTAAAGAGCTTCCATCAAATTTTGTAATAAACAAAATCCCTATAAAGCCTATAAAAACTCCTAGCCAACCTTTTAATCCTAATTTTTCTTTTACGAAAAAATAAGCAAATATTGCACTAAAGATTGTAGAAGTTTTAGAGAAAGTCATAGCTTCCCCTAAAGGTATGTTTGCAATATTATAAAAAAAGAATAAAAGTGCTATAAAACCTGCTAAACCTCTAAAAACAAGTAGCATTGGTTTTCCACCTTTTTGGTTTAAAGGTGATTTATAAATTGAAATAAGTATTAATAGTACGCCAAAAACATTTCTAAAAAAAACAACTTCGATTGAACTCATTGAACCACTAAGTTGTTTTGCAAAGGCTCCCATACAAGCGAAGCAAAAAGAAGCAAAAAGCATATATTTAATACCCAAAGTTACATCATTGGTCATTAAAAATCCTTAAAATAAAGATGGCATTTTATAGCTTTTCTTTTTAAATAAAGATTATTAATAAACTTAAATTATAAAATTAATATTTTTAGCTATTTTTAGATAGAATTCTGACAATTTGTATAAACAATGAGCTCTGCTCTATTAGGAAAAGAATGGAATATTTAAAAATCAATGGCGAATCAAAATTAAATGGTGAAGTAGAAATCTCTGGAGCAAAAAATGCAGCTTTACCTCTAATTGCAGCAACAATCTTAGCAAAAAATGAACTTTCTATATGTAATCTGCCAGATGTTGTTGATATCAATACACTTTTAAAATTAATAGATAAACTAGGTGGAAAATTTACAAAATGTGATGATTGTATCAAGATTGATACTTCAAAGTTAAATAAAACAACAGCTACTTATGATATTGTAAAAACGATGAGAGCATCTATTTTAGTTTTAGGCCCTATTCTAGCTAGATTTGGACACTGTGAAGTTTCACTTCCTGGTGGTTGTGCAATTGGACAAAGACCTGTTGATTTACACCTAAAAGCACTTGAAGCTATGGGAGCAAAAATCAATATCAATCATGGATATATTGAAGCTACTGCACCAAATGGTCTGAAAGGAACAAAAATTGTATTCGATAAAGTTACAGTAGGAGGAACTGAAAATACAGTTATGGCAGCAGCTTTAGCTGAAGGTACTACTACAATTATTAATGCAGCAAAAGAACCAGAAGTACAACAACTTTGCGAAATTATAAGGAATGCAGGAATAAAAATTGAAGGGATTGGTACATCAAAACTTGTAATACATGGGTCAAATAAGCAACTACTAAATATGAAAAACTTTGATGTAATTCCAGATAGAATTGAAGCTGGAACATATATGTGTGCCGCAGCAATTACAAATTCGAAACTTAAGATTACAAAAGTGAAACCTATTCATTTAGAAGCTGTAATAGCAAAACTAGAAGAGATGAACTTTGAGATTATTCAAGATGATGATTCTGTAACTATTTTACCAACAGATGAGATTAAACCTGTAAATATTATTACAAGTGAATATCCAGGTTTCCCAACAGATATGCAAGCCCAATTTATGGCACTAGCAACTCAAGCAAATGGTACTAGTACTATTGATGAAAGATTATTTGAAAATAGATTTATGCATGTTAGTGAATTATTAAGATTAGGAGCTGATATCCATTTAAATGGAAATATTGCGACAATTAATGGAGCAAAAGAGACATTAAATGGTACTGATGTTATGGCAACAGACTTAAGAGCATCATCAGCATTAGTTTTATCTGCACTTGTAGCAAAGGGAGAAACTTCAATTCATAGAATTTATCATTTAGATAGAGGATATGAAAACCTAGAAGGGAAGTTAAACAAAATCGGAGCAAAAGTAGCTAGATATAAAGAATAGTTTATTATCTTATTTAAGAAATAATTTAATAAAATAGATTTAAAGAAGATTAAAGGTTATTATATGAAATTAGAAATCTCATTGTTTAGATTTGATTACAAGTCAGATTATTTACCATATTACACAAAAAACTATGTAAAAATAAAAAATGAAAAATCACTTCTTGATATATTAAATAATATCAATATTGAACATCCATTTGAGTTTAGAAGTGCACCACATTTTCCTTTAGTGATAAATGGTATTTATACATATGCTTCAATAAGTATTGATGAACTAGTAAATACTTTTGGAACTGATTTAGTTATTGAACCAATATCTATAAGAAGAGCACATACAGACTTAATGATAAATGATGCAGACTTTCACGAAAGATTAAAAGTATTATCAGAATTTATTACAGATGAAGATAAAAAGAATTACGAAAACTATAAAATATATTTTTACGCATCAAATACAATTAACTATGAATATGATTATATTGGAGATTCTATATTATTATTAGCTTATGACTTAATTGAAAAAAATCCAAATTTAGAAAATGATATTTTAGAAGCAATAAATGATTATGATACTTCTATTGAATATAATACTAGCCTAAAAAACAGAGTTTATATGCTTGACTCTAAAGTAATAGAAAAAATTAATACAATAAAAGAAAAACTAAAAATCACAAAACCTATAAAAGAACAAAACCTATTTTTAGATAAAAAGAATAAAATTGATTTTGGAACTTTTGACGAGAATTATACAATTAAACATAACTTTGAAGATTTTAATCTTGCATATTATAAAGGTTTAAAAGAGGATACACAAGTTAGTTCTTTATTAGAAAAATTAAGTGCAAAAATCATAAATACACCTTCTATGAACACTGATTTAGCTTTAGAAACTTTCCATATCAATTCTGATTTCTCTATGAAACTAGCTTCAACTGTTATGTTAGAAGCTTTTGATAATAATGCAGACTTACTAATTGTTGATAATGATGAGATTTTCTATCTTTTAGATTCAAATAGAAAAGCTATGGAAAAAGTTTCAGGTAGAGCAATTTTAACTCCAGTTATACATAAAAATGAACTTCAAAAACTTGTATCAGGAGACCATGAATCACTAAAAGAGCAACTAAAAAAACATATAGTTGATCCAGAAATTATATAAATGAGATAAAATGGTATTAGATATAACTTTCATCATTTTTGGATGTTTGATAATTGTATCACTAATACCACTTTATATTTATAGAAAAGAGATTTATAGAAAACTTAGTAGAAAAGGTGATATAAAAACTTTTTTTAACGATACAAAAAACTATCTAATTAGTAGCTATCCAAAAATTCAATTTAATTTTGATATTTTAAAAAAATTTGAAAATGAAGAAGATATAAAAGTTAAAGAAACTCTTATTGCAGAAGAGTTTGTCAAACAATTTACCTATTTTGAGTATGAACTTAGTACTCAAAATAGTGTTCCCCATGAAAAACTTTGGAGTAGTTATGACCAAAATTCAAAATTACTAAAAGATAATAAATTTCCAACAGATTGGGCACAAAGAAAAAAAACTGCTTGGATGAGAGATGATGGTAGATGTAATAGATGTGGCTTAAAAATAGACTTATCTAATGCAAATGCACTCTTAGTAAAACAGATGAAAGACGGCGGTGGATTCAATCTTGAAAATATTGTTGTTTTATGCCATGATTGTACAAAAATCATAAAATCTTCAAATCTTGAAAGAACAAGAACAGATTTAAACCTTTTAGATAAACTTATAAAAAAGATACATCTGTAAATTACATATTAAAATATTTGTTATACATCTCTTGATGAAGATCTCTTTTATCTTTTTTCTCTGCTGTTTTAGTACTTTTTTCTCTTAATTTAATTAACACTTTTTCTAAAAATTCATCTTCTAAACTTTTAAGTTTTGATAACTCTTTTCTTATATATGTTAAATCTCTATTTTCAGGAATAATATATGGGGTGATAACTATTACAAGGTTTTTATTTTGAGAATTATTTTGCCTATTTTTAAATAATTCACCAATCAAAGGGATATCTCCTGCTAGAGGGATTTTTTGAATACTATTCTCTTTTTTCTTTTCTATAAGTCCACCTATTATTACACTTTCTCCGTTGTTTAAAATAGCTTTTGTATTAATCTCTTTTTTTGAAGTATCAGGATTAACATTAAAGCTGTTTCTATTTTTTATATTTTCTACTAATGTTATTACATCTAAAAAGACTTTTTCATCTTTTGAAATTCTAGGTTTTACTTTTAAGCTAAGCCCTACATCTTCCCTTTCATAAGTGATACTAGTGTTTCCTCCATCAGTAACAGTTCTTCCTGTTTGTATTGAGATGGTTTCTCCTACATATATTGAGCTTTCACTATTATTTACACAAAGAATTGAGGGTTCAGATATTATATCAAGACCATAAGTTCTATTTAACAAATTTAAAGATGCTCCTAAAGCAATAGTTTCACTAACATTTGGAATATTTAAACCAATTGCAGAGGTATCAATTGCAATAGCATCTCCACCATTTAGATTTGATGCAAAAGTATATAAACCACCCGAATAACTTTTGCCACCTAATATCCCATAACTAATCCCAATCTCCTCAATCAAATCATTATCTAACTCTATAATTAAAGCTTTAATATATACTTGTTTTTTAGGCTTATCAAGCTTTAATATTAAATCTTTTAACTCTTCTATTTGTGATAAGTTAGCATTAATAATGATTGAATTTGTTAGCTCATCAATTGCGATTACTGGTTTAACTTTGTTTTTATAATCTTTTTTTGAAATTATTAAATCAAGAGTTTTAGCTACACTTGTGGCATCATTATTTTCCAAATAAATTAATTCATTAAAAGATTTATTCTTTTTTTCCTTTTTAAAAAAAACTTTTTTCTTTTTATTTATAGTTTTTTTAACTAAAGTACTCCTTTTTACAATTCTGATTATATTATTATCCTCAATAAGAATATAACCTTTAGGTTTTAAACTATATTTTAAAATATCTAAAAGACGATTTTCATCTATTGGTGAGTTTGATATAAAATCTACACTTCCTTCAATTTTTTCAGTTAAAAGTATATTTTTACCTATTTTTTTAGAAGTAATTGTAATTAACTCTTCAATACTTAAATCTTTAAAATTTATATTTATTAAGTTTGAAGAATAACATTGGCATATGAAAAGTAATAATAAAAAAGCATATTTCATAACACAACTTTTATAATAATTTTTTTAATTATATTTTAATCTATCTTAAAGTTGTATTGCAATCTCTCTTGGAAGTTGTTTTTTTAATTGATCATATTGTTCATCTGTTACATCTAAAGTTAATTTCACTTTATCACTAAAATCTTTATTGCTAATTTGAATTTGAAGGTTATTAACTATATACTCAACTAAAGATAAAGAGCTATAATCAAACTCTAATTTTTCACTTTTTAGTTTTTCATATTTTATTAAATTTGAAGAATTGATAACTAAATTGACTGCATCACTGTAAGCCCGAACCAAACCACCAGTACCAAGTTTTATTCCACCAAAATACCTTACAATAATTACGCCACAATTTATAAGTTCATTACCAGCTAATACATTTAAAGATGGTTTTCCACTTGTACCTTTTGGCTCTCCATCATCACTAGAGTTTTCTACTACTTGGTCAAATTCATTTAAGTATCTATATGCATAAACATAATGTCTTGCTTTTGGATGTTCTTTTCTAATTTTTTCCATCATTAAATCAAAGTTTTCGTATGGAGTTAAATAAGCAATAAACTTTGATTTTTTTTCTTCTAAAGTTTGGGTATAGTTCTCATTAATAAAATACATTTTTTAATTTTACTAAAATAATCTGATTTAGAGCTTTTTTTTATTATAATTGCAAGTATGAGATTAGACATTTATCTAACAAAAAACTTTGATATACAAAGTAGAAATAAAGCACACGAAATAATAAAAGCTAAAAAAGTAAAAGTTAATGGAAACACTGTAACAAAACCCTCTTTTATAGTAGATGAAAATTCAAAGATAGAACTTTTAGAAGAGGATTTTTATGTAAGTCGTGCAGCTTATAAATTAAAATATTTTTTAAATGAAATAAATATTAATTTATCAGCTTTAGATGGACTTGACATAGGAAGTAGTACTGGTGGATTTACCCAAATATTACTAGAATCAGATATTAAAAGTGTAACTTGTGTTGATGTTGGGTCAAACCAATTACATGAAAAAATAAAAAATGATAAAAGAATAATATTTTTTGAGAATCAAGATATTAGAACTTTTAACTCAGAAAAAAAGTTTGATATTATCACTTGTGATGTTTCATTTATCTCAGTTTTAAATATTATAAATGATATTGACAGATTAGCAAAAGATAAAATTATAATCCTTTTTAAACCTCAATTTGAAGTTGGTACAAATATAAAAAGAGACAAAAAAGGGGTTGTAAAAGATAAAAAAGCTATAGTTAAAGCAAGAGAAAAATTCTTAGACCAATGCAAATTATTAGATTGGAAACTAAATTATTTTTCACCTAGCAGGTTAGAAGGAAAAGATGGAAATGAAGAAGAGCTCTTCTATTTTAGTAAATAAAAAAGATATTACAGCAATAGCACTTGGAGGCTTTGATGGGATGCATATAGCCCATCAAGAATTATTTAATCACTTAGGAGATAAGGGAGCTGTTGTTTCAATAGAATCAGAATATGCAAATCTAACTCCAAAAACATATAGACAAGAG is a window of Halarcobacter sp. DNA encoding:
- a CDS encoding DUF5644 domain-containing protein, translated to MKLEISLFRFDYKSDYLPYYTKNYVKIKNEKSLLDILNNINIEHPFEFRSAPHFPLVINGIYTYASISIDELVNTFGTDLVIEPISIRRAHTDLMINDADFHERLKVLSEFITDEDKKNYENYKIYFYASNTINYEYDYIGDSILLLAYDLIEKNPNLENDILEAINDYDTSIEYNTSLKNRVYMLDSKVIEKINTIKEKLKITKPIKEQNLFLDKKNKIDFGTFDENYTIKHNFEDFNLAYYKGLKEDTQVSSLLEKLSAKIINTPSMNTDLALETFHINSDFSMKLASTVMLEAFDNNADLLIVDNDEIFYLLDSNRKAMEKVSGRAILTPVIHKNELQKLVSGDHESLKEQLKKHIVDPEII
- a CDS encoding secretin N-terminal domain-containing protein; the encoded protein is MKYAFLLLLFICQCYSSNLININFKDLSIEELITITSKKIGKNILLTEKIEGSVDFISNSPIDENRLLDILKYSLKPKGYILIEDNNIIRIVKRSTLVKKTINKKKKVFFKKEKKNKSFNELIYLENNDATSVAKTLDLIISKKDYKNKVKPVIAIDELTNSIIINANLSQIEELKDLILKLDKPKKQVYIKALIIELDNDLIEEIGISYGILGGKSYSGGLYTFASNLNGGDAIAIDTSAIGLNIPNVSETIALGASLNLLNRTYGLDIISEPSILCVNNSESSIYVGETISIQTGRTVTDGGNTSITYEREDVGLSLKVKPRISKDEKVFLDVITLVENIKNRNSFNVNPDTSKKEINTKAILNNGESVIIGGLIEKKKENSIQKIPLAGDIPLIGELFKNRQNNSQNKNLVIVITPYIIPENRDLTYIRKELSKLKSLEDEFLEKVLIKLREKSTKTAEKKDKRDLHQEMYNKYFNM
- a CDS encoding YigZ family protein, coding for MYFINENYTQTLEEKKSKFIAYLTPYENFDLMMEKIRKEHPKARHYVYAYRYLNEFDQVVENSSDDGEPKGTSGKPSLNVLAGNELINCGVIIVRYFGGIKLGTGGLVRAYSDAVNLVINSSNLIKYEKLKSEKLEFDYSSLSLVEYIVNNLQIQISNKDFSDKVKLTLDVTDEQYDQLKKQLPREIAIQL
- a CDS encoding TlyA family RNA methyltransferase, with amino-acid sequence MRLDIYLTKNFDIQSRNKAHEIIKAKKVKVNGNTVTKPSFIVDENSKIELLEEDFYVSRAAYKLKYFLNEININLSALDGLDIGSSTGGFTQILLESDIKSVTCVDVGSNQLHEKIKNDKRIIFFENQDIRTFNSEKKFDIITCDVSFISVLNIINDIDRLAKDKIIILFKPQFEVGTNIKRDKKGVVKDKKAIVKAREKFLDQCKLLDWKLNYFSPSRLEGKDGNEEELFYFSK